The following are encoded in a window of Rhizobium sp. 11515TR genomic DNA:
- a CDS encoding branched-chain amino acid aminotransferase: MSNGETLTFDIQKNPNPATASEREALLQNPGFGRIFTDHMVTIRYSQDRGWHSAKIEPRKALALDPATVVLHYAQEIFEGMKAYHLPDGGAALFRPSANARRFHNSAERLAMPTLPEDLFVESVRELVKIDRVWIPTAEGSSLYLRPFMIGTEVALGTKPSAEYIYCVIASPVASFFKGGGSAVTLWLSENYTRAAPGGTGAAKCGGNYAASLSALAEGQREGCDQVVFLDAVEKRWIEELGGMNIFFVFKDGSLQTPPLTGTILPGITRDSLIKLARDTGLTVREEPYSIEQWQADAESGRLSEAFACGTAAVVTPIGKLKGRKHTFTIGDGNAGATTQRLKAALTDIQFGRAPDKDEWLDRLF, encoded by the coding sequence ATGAGCAACGGCGAAACGTTAACCTTTGACATCCAGAAAAACCCCAATCCCGCGACGGCCAGCGAGCGGGAAGCGCTGCTGCAGAACCCAGGCTTCGGCCGCATTTTCACCGACCACATGGTGACGATCCGCTATTCGCAGGATCGCGGCTGGCACAGCGCCAAGATCGAGCCGCGCAAGGCGCTTGCTCTCGATCCGGCAACCGTAGTGCTTCATTATGCCCAGGAAATCTTCGAAGGCATGAAGGCCTATCATCTGCCGGATGGTGGCGCTGCCCTTTTCCGCCCGAGCGCCAATGCGCGCCGTTTCCACAATTCGGCCGAGCGGCTGGCGATGCCGACCCTGCCCGAGGATCTTTTCGTCGAATCCGTTCGCGAGCTCGTCAAGATCGATCGCGTGTGGATTCCGACGGCCGAGGGGTCATCGCTCTATCTGCGGCCGTTCATGATCGGCACCGAAGTCGCGCTCGGCACAAAGCCGTCCGCAGAATACATCTATTGCGTCATTGCATCCCCGGTTGCCTCCTTCTTCAAGGGCGGCGGATCGGCCGTTACGCTTTGGCTTTCCGAGAATTACACGCGTGCCGCTCCAGGCGGCACCGGTGCAGCTAAGTGCGGCGGCAATTATGCCGCAAGCCTTTCCGCGCTTGCCGAAGGTCAGCGTGAAGGATGCGATCAGGTTGTCTTCCTCGATGCCGTCGAAAAGCGCTGGATCGAGGAGCTTGGCGGCATGAACATCTTCTTCGTGTTCAAGGATGGTTCGCTGCAGACGCCGCCGCTGACCGGTACGATCCTGCCGGGCATCACCCGCGACTCCCTCATCAAGCTGGCACGCGACACGGGCCTGACCGTGCGCGAGGAGCCCTATTCGATCGAGCAGTGGCAGGCCGATGCCGAGAGCGGTCGCCTGAGCGAAGCCTTTGCCTGCGGCACGGCAGCCGTCGTGACGCCGATCGGTAAGCTGAAGGGCCGCAAGCATACGTTCACCATCGGTGACGGCAATGCCGGTGCTACGACGCAGCGCCTGAAGGCCGCGCTGACCGACATCCAGTTCGGCCGCGCGCCGGACAAGGATGAGTGGCTGGACCGCCTGTTCTAA
- a CDS encoding flavin monoamine oxidase family protein gives MPIESWRGGEIDVAVIGAGAAGVSAARQLQLLRPDLSVLLLEASDRVGGRARSIHPFGADAAALDLGCGWLHGARTNAWTDIAEEVGLTVDRTPAPWSDGGHRLEQNDPDAKAAAAAVNDFFERVYEYEGDADADLSAMLSPDDPWNERIYAVGAFMTGGELDKSSVIDLGRYDPGPGPDWRVRQGYGTLVATYGLPVRTVVGAEVHRIDHSGAGHLVLSTGKGELRARAVVVTVSTNVLAAERIAFWPPLPEKIEAASHLPLGLANKLFLRTAEPRIFPEDAHVMGSQHSRRTGAYQLKPFGTPVIEAYFAADLALDLERQGVAAMFDFSVEQLKRVFGADVGKMLSPLAASAWAGEPFFGGSYSYATPGAYDLRGVLAAPHDGRLFFAGEACSKTRYSTAHGAYETGAAAAEAIAKTL, from the coding sequence ATGCCCATCGAATCCTGGAGAGGCGGCGAGATTGACGTTGCCGTGATTGGTGCCGGAGCGGCAGGAGTGAGTGCTGCCCGGCAGCTGCAATTGCTTCGGCCGGATCTCTCGGTCCTCCTGCTCGAAGCCTCCGATCGCGTCGGTGGCCGCGCCCGCTCGATCCATCCGTTCGGAGCCGATGCCGCCGCGCTCGACTTGGGCTGCGGGTGGCTGCATGGCGCGCGAACCAACGCCTGGACTGATATTGCCGAAGAGGTAGGTCTGACCGTCGATCGCACGCCCGCGCCCTGGAGCGACGGCGGCCACCGGTTGGAACAGAACGATCCCGATGCGAAGGCTGCAGCCGCCGCCGTCAACGACTTCTTCGAGCGGGTCTATGAGTATGAGGGAGATGCAGATGCCGATCTCTCGGCCATGTTGTCGCCTGATGATCCGTGGAATGAAAGGATTTACGCCGTCGGCGCCTTCATGACCGGGGGAGAGCTCGACAAGTCGTCGGTGATCGATCTTGGCCGCTACGATCCCGGCCCTGGTCCTGACTGGCGCGTGCGGCAGGGCTATGGCACTTTGGTTGCGACCTACGGCTTGCCGGTGCGAACCGTTGTTGGTGCCGAGGTCCACCGCATCGACCACAGTGGCGCCGGCCATCTCGTGCTTTCGACTGGCAAGGGCGAGCTGCGGGCGAGGGCCGTCGTTGTCACCGTTTCCACCAATGTGCTTGCGGCCGAACGCATCGCCTTCTGGCCCCCTCTCCCGGAGAAGATCGAAGCGGCCTCCCACCTGCCGCTCGGCCTGGCAAACAAGCTCTTTCTTCGCACAGCCGAACCTCGGATATTCCCGGAGGATGCGCATGTGATGGGATCGCAGCATAGCCGCCGGACAGGGGCGTATCAGCTGAAGCCGTTCGGTACCCCGGTCATCGAGGCCTATTTCGCCGCCGACCTTGCGCTCGATCTTGAGAGGCAGGGCGTCGCTGCGATGTTTGATTTTTCGGTGGAACAGCTGAAGCGCGTCTTCGGCGCCGATGTCGGCAAGATGCTGTCGCCGCTGGCCGCATCGGCCTGGGCGGGAGAGCCCTTCTTTGGCGGCTCCTATTCCTATGCGACGCCCGGTGCGTACGATCTCCGCGGCGTCCTCGCCGCTCCCCATGACGGGCGCTTGTTCTTCGCCGGAGAAGCCTGCTCGAAGACGCGTTATTCTACCGCGCACGGCGCCTATGAAACCGGTGCAGCCGCCGCCGAAGCCATCGCGAAAACGCTCTGA
- a CDS encoding polysaccharide deacetylase family protein, producing the protein MAVPILAYHQIAVPPSRKAPFRSMVVHPEAFRRQMEWLKKIGIQGVSLREAMPYIRGEKAGKVAAITFDDSYANVYENALPVLQEFGFTATNFVVANQIGGSNVWDVPLGVAQAPCMSVEQLKHWHSLGHEVGSHTLDHVRLPQLPMEEARRQITHSRELLEDLLDEGVSSFCFPYGDETPLDRVLAYEAGYSAATTTRRGRARPGDDPFGLPRATIRRNDSWLHFVKKCVVG; encoded by the coding sequence GTGGCTGTTCCAATCCTCGCATATCATCAGATTGCGGTGCCGCCGTCGCGTAAGGCGCCGTTCAGAAGCATGGTCGTCCATCCCGAAGCCTTCCGCCGTCAGATGGAATGGCTGAAAAAGATCGGAATTCAGGGTGTGTCGCTGCGTGAGGCTATGCCTTACATCCGTGGCGAGAAGGCCGGCAAAGTCGCTGCCATCACCTTCGATGACAGTTACGCAAATGTCTATGAGAATGCCTTGCCCGTGTTGCAGGAGTTTGGTTTCACCGCCACGAATTTCGTTGTGGCGAACCAGATCGGCGGCAGCAATGTCTGGGATGTCCCTCTTGGCGTGGCTCAGGCGCCCTGCATGTCGGTCGAACAGCTGAAGCATTGGCACAGCCTCGGACATGAGGTGGGATCGCATACGCTCGATCACGTTCGCCTGCCGCAATTGCCGATGGAAGAGGCGCGCCGTCAGATCACGCATTCGCGCGAGCTGCTTGAGGATTTGCTCGATGAAGGCGTTTCGTCCTTCTGTTTTCCCTATGGCGACGAAACGCCGCTTGATCGCGTGCTTGCCTATGAAGCCGGTTACAGCGCCGCGACGACGACGCGCCGCGGTCGGGCGCGGCCGGGCGACGATCCGTTCGGCCTGCCGCGCGCGACCATCCGGCGCAACGACAGCTGGCTGCATTTCGTCAAGAAGTGCGTCGTCGGATAG
- a CDS encoding glycosyltransferase family 25 protein, with protein MPQVERLAAKLPVQSEIIEAVDGRTLSAVEIDSVYRPRLQKPYYPFAMSTGEIACFLSHRKAWAAIVEQNIDAGLIFEDDVEIDDAFHAAFAAAKACLKPGSFIRFPFRMGKEHGRCVLSQGETDVIQPTRIGLGMVAQLVSRDAAIRLLEATSVFDRPVDTTVQMSWFTRVSPLSVLPGGVREISPQLGGSTIKGRKTLAERLSREVLRPLYRAKIALRSRRII; from the coding sequence ATGCCGCAGGTCGAAAGGCTCGCTGCAAAGCTTCCGGTGCAAAGCGAGATCATCGAGGCAGTCGATGGCCGCACTCTGAGTGCCGTCGAGATCGACAGTGTCTATCGTCCTCGGCTGCAGAAGCCATATTATCCGTTTGCCATGAGCACGGGCGAAATCGCCTGCTTTCTGTCGCATCGCAAGGCTTGGGCTGCCATTGTCGAGCAGAATATCGACGCAGGTCTCATCTTCGAGGACGATGTCGAGATCGACGACGCGTTCCATGCGGCCTTTGCTGCCGCCAAGGCCTGCCTGAAGCCAGGTTCTTTCATTCGCTTCCCATTTCGCATGGGCAAGGAGCACGGCAGATGTGTTCTTTCCCAGGGGGAGACCGATGTCATTCAACCGACGAGGATCGGTCTCGGCATGGTAGCCCAGCTCGTCAGCCGAGATGCCGCCATCCGCCTGCTGGAGGCGACCTCCGTCTTCGACCGGCCCGTCGATACCACCGTGCAGATGAGCTGGTTTACGCGCGTATCGCCGCTCTCGGTCCTGCCTGGCGGCGTGCGTGAAATTTCCCCTCAGCTCGGCGGCAGTACGATCAAGGGTCGCAAGACACTGGCAGAGCGGCTCTCCAGAGAGGTGTTGCGGCCGCTCTATCGCGCCAAGATCGCGCTTCGCTCGCGCCGCATCATCTGA
- a CDS encoding DUF882 domain-containing protein → MPNLSANTKPNSLSWHSACSNLFSKVAKVVAVGLLALAVSTPVFVGTPSQAGGETRSLKIYYVHTGEKAVITYKRNGKFDPDGLEKLNRILRDWRKNQPTKMNPRLFDLIWEVYRESGSHEFIYVICGFRSPGTNEMLRTRSAHTGVAKKSQHMLGNAMDFYIPDVKLTKLREIGMKLQVGGVGYYPTSGSPFVHMDVGGVRAWPRMDRQDLVRLFPDGKTMHIPADGRPLPGYQQAVADYKRRMSSDDIQIASSSSPRRGFFARLFGGGGADEEEDNADSGTTAAPVAVASAARKGQPAPAASDDGDDGAAPAPAQVQVASVNAPVPQVRPAFGNQPAGSDVASALVSPSRNAAQDALAAAMPDTGDQPQYADLRSYHVPVPSLLDRRSPGDAEVASAEADMKGQLAAVPVPAQRPELAESLLASADADQEAADDQADAGALSPSVIAALEQSRPDRSDANNAIPVMQPSNNVASKDQLAPAGNGTAAGNDAAQAIAAVLPQQRPAQQMPMQVAALAPVRNEVKASSRRFNDGFEPTTPQERPIAAGIATKGGRPNKQDAVVADSGRATVTTAPTLTEKMISQWAIAKARVEIVNRPVKAPRFVSPTLRAQPTAVYTDGFKVQTASIDPERFSGSAVNFLQVKKFNSVE, encoded by the coding sequence TTGCCGAATTTGAGTGCAAATACCAAGCCTAATAGCTTGAGCTGGCATTCTGCGTGCTCTAACCTATTTAGCAAGGTGGCCAAGGTCGTAGCCGTTGGCCTCCTTGCTTTGGCCGTTTCTACCCCTGTTTTCGTTGGCACTCCCTCTCAGGCAGGCGGTGAAACCCGCAGCCTGAAGATCTATTACGTCCATACCGGCGAGAAGGCCGTCATCACCTACAAGCGCAACGGCAAGTTCGATCCGGACGGCCTGGAGAAGCTCAATCGCATCCTGCGCGACTGGCGCAAGAATCAGCCGACCAAGATGAACCCGCGCCTGTTCGACCTGATCTGGGAAGTTTACCGCGAAAGCGGTTCGCATGAATTCATCTACGTGATCTGCGGTTTCCGTTCGCCGGGCACCAACGAGATGCTGCGCACGCGCTCCGCCCATACCGGCGTTGCCAAGAAGAGCCAGCACATGCTCGGCAACGCGATGGACTTCTATATTCCGGACGTCAAGCTCACCAAGCTGCGCGAAATCGGCATGAAGCTGCAGGTGGGCGGCGTCGGCTATTATCCGACCTCCGGTTCGCCCTTCGTGCATATGGACGTCGGCGGCGTGCGCGCATGGCCGCGCATGGATCGCCAGGATCTCGTCCGCCTCTTCCCTGATGGCAAGACGATGCATATTCCGGCCGACGGCCGGCCGCTGCCGGGCTATCAGCAGGCGGTCGCCGATTACAAGCGCCGCATGTCGTCCGACGATATCCAGATTGCCAGCTCCTCTTCGCCGCGCCGCGGCTTCTTTGCCCGCCTGTTCGGTGGTGGCGGTGCGGATGAGGAAGAGGATAATGCAGATAGTGGAACGACGGCGGCACCGGTGGCTGTCGCCTCGGCTGCCCGCAAGGGCCAGCCGGCTCCGGCTGCCAGTGATGATGGTGACGATGGCGCCGCTCCGGCTCCGGCCCAGGTCCAAGTTGCCAGCGTAAACGCGCCCGTTCCGCAGGTTCGCCCGGCATTCGGCAATCAGCCTGCCGGCAGCGATGTGGCTTCGGCCCTCGTCTCGCCGTCGCGTAACGCGGCGCAGGATGCGCTTGCCGCCGCCATGCCGGATACGGGCGACCAGCCGCAATATGCCGATCTTCGCTCCTATCACGTGCCCGTGCCGTCCCTGCTTGACCGCCGTTCACCCGGCGATGCCGAAGTGGCATCGGCCGAGGCTGACATGAAAGGCCAGCTGGCTGCCGTTCCGGTGCCGGCGCAGCGTCCGGAATTGGCCGAAAGCCTGCTGGCATCAGCCGATGCCGATCAGGAGGCCGCCGACGACCAGGCTGACGCAGGTGCACTTTCGCCTTCGGTCATTGCGGCTCTCGAGCAAAGCCGTCCTGATCGATCGGATGCCAATAATGCGATTCCGGTGATGCAGCCGTCGAACAACGTCGCGTCCAAGGATCAACTGGCGCCCGCCGGTAACGGCACGGCTGCCGGTAACGATGCGGCGCAGGCAATTGCCGCCGTCCTGCCACAGCAGAGACCGGCACAGCAAATGCCGATGCAGGTGGCCGCGCTTGCACCAGTCCGCAATGAGGTAAAGGCCAGCAGCCGTCGCTTCAACGACGGGTTCGAGCCGACGACGCCGCAGGAACGTCCGATTGCCGCCGGTATCGCGACTAAGGGCGGCCGGCCGAACAAGCAGGACGCCGTCGTGGCCGATTCGGGCCGCGCAACGGTGACGACCGCGCCGACGCTGACGGAGAAGATGATCTCGCAATGGGCGATCGCAAAGGCCCGGGTCGAGATCGTGAACCGCCCGGTCAAGGCGCCGCGCTTCGTGAGCCCGACGCTCCGTGCCCAGCCGACTGCCGTTTACACGGATGGTTTCAAGGTGCAGACGGCGTCGATCGATCCTGAACGCTTCAGCGGAAGTGCAGTGAATTTCCTTCAGGTGAAGAAGTTCAATTCGGTCGAATAG
- a CDS encoding M3 family oligoendopeptidase — protein sequence MSPTSLHPLINFSAIKFSASPAAGQALGDLPAWKLSDLYPSSTSPEFVGDLERAGKMAIAFEEKWKGKLTDAAAKTGDAGLGAAIKEYEALDDIMGRLGSFAGLTYFSDTIDPNNGKLYGDVQAKLTDYSSHLLFFPLELNRIDDTVMDACMANDPAAGHYRPWIVDLRKDKPHQLDDRLEQLFLEKSMTSAAAFNRLFDETMAELRFEIDGEKQPLEVALNLLQEQDPEVRRKAAMALAETFKANLRTFTLITNTLAKDKEIADRWRGFEDIADSRHLANRVEREVVDALAAAVREAYPRLSHRYYKMKAKWLGMDQMNFWDRNAPLPETPNALIPWKDAKETVLSAYGNFAPEMAAIAKRFFDEEWIDAPVRPGKAPGAFAHPTVPSAHPYVLVNYMGKPRDVMTLAHELGHGVHQVLAGGQGALMCQTPLTLAETASVFGEMLTFRALLDKTTDKRERKAMLAQKVEDMINTVVRQIAFYEFERKVHTARKNGELTSDNIGELWLSVQAESLGPAIKISEGYETYWAYIPHFIHSPFYVYAYAFGDCLVNSLYAVYQNAEKGFQEKYFELLKAGGTKHHAELLKPFGLDATDPSFWSKGLSMIEGLIDELEALDKGA from the coding sequence ATGAGCCCGACCTCGCTCCACCCCCTCATTAATTTCTCGGCCATTAAATTCTCGGCAAGCCCGGCAGCTGGCCAGGCGCTTGGAGACCTGCCGGCCTGGAAGCTAAGCGATCTCTATCCTTCCTCCACGTCCCCCGAGTTCGTCGGAGATCTGGAAAGGGCCGGCAAGATGGCCATTGCCTTCGAGGAAAAATGGAAGGGGAAGCTTACCGATGCCGCCGCCAAGACAGGCGACGCCGGCCTCGGCGCGGCCATAAAGGAGTATGAAGCGCTTGACGATATCATGGGCCGTCTCGGCTCGTTCGCCGGGCTCACCTACTTCTCCGATACCATCGATCCGAACAACGGCAAGCTCTATGGCGACGTCCAGGCAAAGCTCACGGACTATTCCTCTCACCTTTTATTCTTCCCGCTGGAGCTGAACCGCATCGACGATACGGTGATGGACGCCTGCATGGCGAATGACCCCGCCGCCGGCCATTATCGTCCCTGGATCGTCGACCTGCGCAAAGACAAGCCGCATCAGCTCGACGACAGGCTGGAGCAGCTGTTCCTGGAAAAATCCATGACGAGCGCCGCCGCATTCAACCGGTTGTTCGACGAAACGATGGCTGAGCTGCGCTTCGAGATCGACGGCGAGAAGCAGCCGCTGGAAGTCGCCCTGAACCTGCTGCAGGAGCAGGACCCCGAAGTGCGCCGCAAGGCAGCAATGGCGCTTGCCGAAACCTTCAAGGCGAACCTGCGCACCTTCACGCTGATTACCAATACACTCGCCAAGGACAAGGAAATCGCCGACCGCTGGCGGGGCTTCGAGGATATTGCCGACAGCAGGCATCTCGCCAACCGCGTCGAGCGCGAGGTGGTGGATGCGCTGGCGGCCGCCGTACGCGAGGCCTATCCGCGGCTTTCGCATCGCTATTATAAGATGAAGGCCAAGTGGCTCGGCATGGACCAGATGAACTTCTGGGACCGCAACGCGCCGCTGCCGGAAACGCCCAACGCGCTGATCCCCTGGAAGGACGCGAAGGAAACGGTTCTTTCTGCCTACGGCAATTTCGCGCCGGAAATGGCCGCGATCGCCAAGCGCTTCTTCGACGAGGAATGGATCGACGCGCCGGTGCGTCCGGGCAAGGCGCCGGGCGCCTTCGCGCATCCGACCGTGCCGTCGGCTCACCCCTACGTGCTGGTCAATTACATGGGCAAGCCGCGCGATGTCATGACGCTGGCGCATGAGCTCGGCCATGGCGTGCATCAGGTGCTGGCCGGAGGCCAGGGCGCACTGATGTGCCAGACGCCTTTGACTCTAGCCGAGACAGCCTCCGTTTTCGGCGAGATGCTGACCTTCCGCGCGCTGCTCGACAAGACCACCGACAAGCGCGAGCGCAAGGCGATGCTCGCCCAGAAGGTCGAGGACATGATCAACACCGTCGTCCGCCAGATCGCCTTCTATGAATTCGAGCGCAAGGTTCATACCGCCCGCAAGAATGGCGAGCTGACGTCGGACAATATCGGCGAGCTGTGGCTCTCGGTGCAGGCGGAAAGCCTCGGGCCTGCGATCAAGATCTCCGAGGGTTATGAGACCTATTGGGCCTATATCCCCCATTTCATCCACTCGCCATTCTACGTCTATGCCTATGCCTTTGGCGACTGCTTGGTGAACTCGCTCTATGCCGTCTACCAAAACGCCGAAAAGGGCTTCCAGGAAAAGTATTTCGAGCTCCTGAAGGCCGGCGGTACCAAGCACCATGCCGAACTTTTGAAGCCTTTCGGCCTCGACGCAACCGATCCGTCGTTCTGGAGCAAGGGCCTGTCGATGATCGAAGGGCTGATCGACGAGCTGGAAGCGTTAGATAAGGGTGCCTGA
- a CDS encoding aminodeoxychorismate synthase component I, whose protein sequence is MADAIPYVLFRDDSTGQVMIFAEPVEIITAHTRADFFDALDRMEKAKRLGQWLAGYMAYEAGHLFEEKLASFAEESRETPLLCFGVFDGPAADGHPLGRPVQRSENQEFITEPKAAWNFETYRERFDRLHQHLRLGDCYQANLTMPIHARWNGDPRAAFWSLIERQPVKYGALVDLGGPIILSRSPELFFRTDEDGWIETHPMKGTARRGANAAEDERIIAAMLADEKTQAENRMIVDLLRNDISRITEVGTLDVPKLFEIETYPTLHQMVSHVQAKLLPGISIREILAALFPCGSITGAPKMRAMEILHDLEDGPRDAYCGAIGMISPGGAMRFSVSIRTITLFEDGRAVFNVGGGIVLDSTAEAEYEECLLKARFAVGDRWIDR, encoded by the coding sequence ATGGCCGACGCCATACCCTACGTCCTCTTCAGGGACGACAGCACAGGACAGGTGATGATCTTTGCCGAACCGGTCGAGATCATCACGGCTCATACGCGGGCTGACTTCTTCGATGCGCTCGACCGCATGGAAAAGGCCAAACGACTGGGACAATGGCTTGCCGGCTATATGGCTTATGAAGCCGGCCATCTCTTCGAGGAAAAGCTCGCATCCTTCGCCGAGGAAAGCAGGGAAACGCCGCTCCTCTGCTTTGGCGTTTTCGACGGCCCTGCCGCCGATGGTCATCCGCTGGGCCGACCGGTACAGCGCTCGGAAAACCAGGAGTTTATCACAGAGCCAAAAGCGGCCTGGAATTTCGAGACCTATAGGGAGAGGTTCGACAGGCTGCACCAGCATTTGCGCCTGGGCGACTGCTATCAGGCAAACCTCACCATGCCGATCCATGCCCGCTGGAACGGCGATCCCCGCGCTGCCTTCTGGTCTCTGATCGAACGGCAGCCGGTGAAATACGGCGCATTGGTCGATCTCGGCGGGCCGATCATCCTCTCGCGCTCGCCGGAGCTTTTCTTCCGCACGGACGAGGACGGCTGGATCGAGACGCATCCGATGAAGGGCACAGCCAGGCGCGGCGCGAATGCTGCCGAGGACGAGCGCATCATCGCCGCCATGCTCGCCGACGAGAAAACGCAGGCCGAAAACCGCATGATCGTCGACTTGCTTCGCAACGATATCTCCCGCATCACTGAGGTGGGCACGCTGGACGTGCCAAAACTCTTCGAAATCGAGACCTATCCCACGCTTCATCAGATGGTGAGCCACGTGCAGGCGAAGCTTCTGCCGGGCATATCGATCCGCGAGATCCTTGCCGCGCTCTTTCCTTGCGGCTCGATCACCGGCGCACCCAAAATGCGGGCGATGGAAATCCTGCATGACCTCGAAGACGGCCCGCGCGACGCCTATTGCGGCGCGATCGGCATGATCTCGCCTGGCGGCGCCATGCGCTTTTCGGTGTCGATACGCACGATCACGCTTTTCGAAGACGGCCGCGCGGTGTTCAATGTCGGCGGAGGCATCGTCTTGGATTCGACGGCGGAAGCTGAATATGAGGAATGCCTCCTCAAGGCACGCTTCGCCGTGGGGGACCGATGGATCGACCGGTAG
- a CDS encoding aminotransferase class IV family protein — protein sequence MDRPVEDFSLIETLRYEPEAGFVRLRLHLARLQRSARRLGFSAPQNVLGKLEHAVADAAAPLRVRLALDRKGQTEVTTAPFAPLLPDTVWRLRIAATRLGSSDKLLRFKTTRRGIYEAARAEYRPDEADEVLLLNEKDEVCEGTITSVFLEDSADLLLTPPISSGLLAGVLRTELICQRKARVGRIRLDELKDCPLYVGNSLRGLIRAQLLRN from the coding sequence ATGGATCGACCGGTAGAGGATTTTTCCCTGATCGAGACGCTGCGCTACGAGCCGGAAGCCGGCTTCGTTCGTCTGCGTCTGCATCTTGCGCGGCTGCAACGCTCCGCCCGCCGCCTCGGCTTTTCCGCGCCGCAGAACGTGCTTGGCAAGCTGGAGCACGCGGTCGCCGATGCCGCCGCACCCTTGAGAGTTCGCCTCGCTCTGGATCGCAAAGGGCAAACGGAAGTGACGACGGCGCCGTTTGCCCCGCTTTTGCCTGATACCGTCTGGCGCTTGCGTATCGCTGCGACCCGGCTCGGTTCCTCCGACAAGTTGCTGCGTTTCAAAACCACGCGACGAGGCATCTATGAAGCAGCCCGCGCGGAATATCGGCCAGACGAGGCAGACGAAGTCCTGCTTCTCAATGAAAAGGACGAGGTTTGCGAGGGAACGATCACCTCGGTCTTCCTCGAGGATAGCGCGGACCTGCTCCTCACCCCGCCCATATCATCCGGTCTGCTTGCAGGCGTCCTGCGCACCGAGCTCATCTGCCAGCGCAAGGCCCGGGTCGGCCGCATCCGGCTCGACGAGCTGAAAGACTGCCCCCTTTATGTCGGCAACTCCCTGCGCGGCCTGATCCGCGCACAACTTCTGCGGAATTGA
- a CDS encoding YciI family protein has protein sequence MFILSLTYLKGNDEADKHMEPHMAWVKEGYARGWFLASGRKVPRTGGVIFARGERAELEAYVAADPFTIHGVAIYEVQEIALTTVTDGLESLKA, from the coding sequence ATGTTCATCCTCTCGCTCACCTACCTCAAGGGTAATGACGAAGCCGACAAGCACATGGAGCCGCATATGGCCTGGGTGAAGGAAGGCTATGCCAGGGGCTGGTTCCTCGCTTCCGGCCGTAAGGTGCCGCGCACAGGCGGCGTCATCTTCGCCCGTGGCGAGCGGGCGGAACTGGAGGCCTATGTCGCTGCCGACCCCTTCACCATCCACGGCGTCGCCATTTACGAAGTCCAGGAAATCGCTCTGACCACGGTTACCGACGGATTGGAAAGCCTGAAGGCCTAA